In Deinococcus sp. HSC-46F16, the following are encoded in one genomic region:
- a CDS encoding type 1 glutamine amidotransferase domain-containing protein encodes MTKGQLQGKKIAILATDGVEEIELTSPRQALEEAGAAADLISLKPGEIQSMKGDIEPKGKYAVDRVVSEVQASDYDGLLLPGGTVNPDTLRLDEGAMRFVREMYDAGKPIAAICHGPWSLSETGISQGLKMTSWPSLRRELTLSGAEWVDEECVTDKGVVTSRKPGDLPAFNRKMIEEFAEGDHSSRRK; translated from the coding sequence ATGACGAAAGGACAGTTGCAGGGCAAGAAGATCGCCATCCTCGCCACCGACGGGGTGGAGGAAATCGAACTTACCAGCCCGCGCCAGGCGCTGGAGGAGGCCGGAGCCGCCGCCGACCTCATCAGCCTGAAGCCGGGCGAGATTCAGTCCATGAAGGGTGACATCGAGCCGAAGGGCAAGTACGCGGTGGACCGGGTGGTGTCGGAGGTTCAGGCCTCGGACTACGACGGCCTGCTCCTCCCCGGCGGCACGGTCAACCCCGACACGCTGCGGCTGGACGAGGGGGCCATGCGTTTCGTGCGCGAGATGTACGACGCGGGCAAGCCCATCGCCGCGATCTGCCACGGTCCCTGGAGCCTCTCCGAGACGGGCATCAGCCAGGGCCTGAAGATGACGAGCTGGCCCAGCCTGAGGCGCGAACTCACCCTCTCCGGCGCCGAGTGGGTGGACGAGGAATGCGTGACCGACAAGGGCGTGGTGACCAGCCGTAAGCCCGGCGACCTGCCCGCCTTCAACCGGAAGATGATTGAGGAGTTTGCGGAGGGCGATCACAGCAGCCGAAGGAAGTAA
- a CDS encoding methylmalonyl-CoA mutase family protein, whose protein sequence is MKTKNEWMQSVYQPATQKFPERKYNFKNLSDMDPEPIYTADDLKDWDAERDLGYPGEFPYTRGVQSSVYRGKLWTMRMFAGFGSAEQTNERFHALLKAGQTGLSTAFDLPTLMGYDSDHPFSKGEVGKCGVAVSSLADMEILFQGIDPEKVTTSMTINSPANAIWAMYIANAQKQGKDLTKIGGTIQNDILKEFIAQKEFIYPPAPSVKLVIDTFEWGPKVVPKFNFISVSGYHIREAGATGVQELAFTLADGFHYVEKALERGLEIDEFAPRISFFWDIHNDFFEEIAKLRAARRIWARQMRDHYGAKNPKSWMLRTHSQTAGVSLPAQQPLNNIARVAIQALAAVLGGTQSLHTDSFDEALALPTEEAATIALRTQQIIAYETGVAGVIDPLAGSYYVEKLTGDIEAAAMGYIEQIRAMGGVEVGIDNGFFQLEMAEAAYRYQREVETKDRIIVGVNEFVQDAVEVPIQLIDPEVERVQEARLAQVRRERDPKRAEAALSALRDAAVTGANTMPAFLECAHAYTTLGEQMDTLKKVYGEYVEPVLV, encoded by the coding sequence ATGAAGACCAAGAACGAGTGGATGCAGAGCGTCTACCAGCCCGCGACCCAGAAGTTTCCCGAGCGCAAGTACAACTTCAAGAACCTGTCCGACATGGACCCCGAGCCGATCTACACGGCGGACGACCTGAAGGACTGGGACGCCGAGCGCGACCTGGGCTACCCCGGCGAGTTCCCATACACGCGCGGCGTGCAGAGCAGCGTGTACCGGGGCAAGCTCTGGACCATGCGCATGTTCGCGGGCTTCGGCAGCGCCGAGCAGACCAACGAGCGCTTCCACGCGCTGCTCAAGGCCGGGCAGACGGGCCTCTCGACCGCCTTCGACCTCCCCACCCTGATGGGCTACGACTCCGACCACCCCTTCTCCAAGGGCGAGGTCGGCAAGTGCGGCGTGGCGGTGAGCAGCCTCGCGGACATGGAGATTCTCTTTCAGGGCATTGACCCGGAAAAAGTCACCACCTCCATGACGATCAACTCGCCCGCCAACGCGATCTGGGCGATGTATATCGCCAACGCGCAGAAGCAGGGCAAGGACCTGACCAAGATCGGCGGGACGATCCAGAACGACATCCTCAAGGAGTTCATCGCCCAGAAGGAGTTCATCTACCCGCCCGCCCCGAGCGTGAAGCTGGTGATCGATACCTTCGAGTGGGGTCCCAAAGTGGTGCCCAAGTTCAACTTCATCTCGGTGAGCGGCTACCACATCCGCGAGGCCGGGGCGACGGGCGTGCAGGAGCTGGCCTTCACGCTGGCGGACGGCTTCCACTACGTCGAAAAGGCGCTGGAGCGGGGGCTGGAGATTGACGAGTTCGCGCCGCGCATCTCGTTTTTCTGGGACATCCACAACGACTTCTTCGAGGAGATCGCCAAGCTGCGGGCCGCGCGCCGCATCTGGGCGCGGCAGATGCGCGACCACTACGGCGCGAAGAACCCGAAGTCGTGGATGTTGCGGACGCACTCGCAGACCGCCGGGGTGTCGCTGCCCGCGCAGCAGCCGCTGAACAACATCGCCCGCGTCGCCATTCAGGCGCTCGCGGCGGTGCTGGGCGGGACCCAGAGCCTCCACACCGATTCCTTCGACGAGGCGCTGGCCCTTCCCACCGAGGAAGCCGCCACCATCGCCCTGCGGACCCAGCAGATCATTGCTTACGAAACGGGCGTGGCGGGCGTGATCGATCCGCTGGCGGGCAGCTACTACGTCGAGAAACTCACGGGCGACATCGAGGCCGCCGCGATGGGCTACATCGAGCAGATTCGAGCGATGGGCGGCGTGGAAGTCGGCATCGACAACGGCTTCTTCCAACTGGAAATGGCCGAGGCCGCCTACCGCTACCAGCGCGAGGTCGAGACCAAAGACCGCATCATCGTGGGCGTCAACGAATTCGTGCAGGACGCGGTGGAGGTGCCGATCCAACTGATCGACCCCGAAGTCGAGCGCGTGCAGGAGGCGCGGCTGGCACAGGTTCGGCGCGAGCGGGACCCCAAGCGGGCGGAGGCGGCGCTCTCGGCTCTGCGCGACGCGGCCGTTACGGGCGCCAACACCATGCCCGCCTTCCTGGAGTGCGCTCACGCCTACACCACGCTGGGCGAACAGATGGACACGCTGAAGAAGGTGTACGGGGAGTACGTGGAGCCGGTGCTGGTCTAA
- a CDS encoding ring-cleaving dioxygenase, whose translation MTTSPLIPHGLHHVTAVTANARANLDFYTRVLGLRLVKKTVNQDDVSAYHLFFADGAGSPGSDLTFFEWPVPSETRGNNSVTRTGLRAPEGSLEWWAEHLRGQGLEVAPVTRAGRAHLDFADPEGQRLSLVEGGPAGVPWEGSPVPAEHQILGLGPSELTLPGLFPTERVLTRVYGLHAAGTYPDPEDAARPIHVYAMGEGGPDAELHLRLDPSLPTARPGAGGVHHLALRVRDEDYHAWAAHLAGLGLRTSGEVDRHWFRSVYYREPQGILIELATDGPGFAVDEDPAHLGETLVLAPFLEPHRAQIEAGLTPLS comes from the coding sequence ATGACGACCTCTCCCCTCATTCCCCACGGGCTGCACCACGTCACGGCGGTGACGGCCAACGCACGGGCCAACCTCGACTTCTATACGCGGGTGCTGGGGCTGCGGCTGGTCAAGAAGACGGTCAACCAGGACGATGTGAGCGCCTACCATCTCTTCTTTGCGGACGGGGCGGGCAGTCCGGGCAGCGACCTGACCTTCTTCGAGTGGCCGGTGCCCTCCGAGACGCGCGGGAACAACTCGGTCACCCGCACGGGCCTGCGGGCGCCGGAGGGGAGCCTGGAGTGGTGGGCGGAGCACCTGCGCGGGCAGGGGCTGGAGGTCGCCCCGGTCACCCGCGCGGGCCGCGCCCACCTCGACTTCGCGGACCCCGAAGGCCAGCGCCTCAGCCTGGTGGAGGGCGGGCCAGCGGGCGTGCCGTGGGAGGGCAGTCCGGTTCCCGCCGAGCATCAAATCCTGGGCCTCGGCCCGTCCGAACTCACCCTGCCCGGCCTCTTTCCCACCGAGCGGGTGCTGACGCGGGTGTATGGCCTCCACGCGGCGGGCACCTACCCCGACCCCGAGGACGCCGCGCGGCCTATCCACGTCTACGCGATGGGGGAGGGCGGGCCCGACGCCGAACTGCACCTGCGTCTCGACCCCTCGCTGCCCACGGCCCGCCCCGGCGCGGGCGGCGTCCACCACCTCGCCCTGCGTGTTCGGGACGAGGACTATCACGCCTGGGCCGCCCACCTTGCGGGGCTGGGCCTGCGCACCAGCGGCGAGGTGGACCGCCACTGGTTCCGCTCGGTGTACTACCGCGAGCCGCAGGGCATCCTGATCGAACTCGCCACCGACGGCCCTGGCTTCGCAGTGGACGAGGACCCCGCCCATCTGGGCGAAACGCTGGTCCTCGCCCCCTTCCTTGAACCCCACCGGGCGCAGATCGAGGCCGGGCTGACGCCGCTGAGCTGA